The following coding sequences lie in one Miscanthus floridulus cultivar M001 chromosome 9, ASM1932011v1, whole genome shotgun sequence genomic window:
- the LOC136480112 gene encoding uncharacterized protein, protein MDFMEGFPWVGGKSVILTIVDRFSKMAHFVALSHPYSTYHFWEELFKLAGVKLLRSSAFHPETDSQSKWLLWAEFCFNTSYQSALQATPFEVVYGQAPPALMSYTPSDSCGHHSRFPSKLGPRYFGAYQVVERLGAVAYRLKLPPKARIHDVFHVALLKKYEGDPPAAIMSLPAILRGRVVPTPSQVVWAHLNCGCWELLVQWDGCSATDATWEPLADFKERYPLFQLTDELFDGEEGNVVDSFVGQQYWRWARRATANSSG, encoded by the exons ATGGATTTCATGGAGGGCTTTCCATGGGTCGGCGGGAAGTCAGTCATCCTGACAATCGTCGATCGCTTCTCCAAGATGGCTCACTTTGTGGCCTTGAGCCACCCCTACTCCACATA CCACTTTTGGGAGGAATTATTTAAGCTTGCTGGCGTCAAGCTCCTGCGCAGTTCGGCCTTCCACCCAGAGACGGACAGCCAGTCTAAG TGGCTTCTGTGGGCGGAGTTCTGCTTCAACACTTCGTACCAGTCTGCTCTTCAGGCCACGCCATTTGAGGTGGTCTATGGCCAGGCGCCCCCTGCTCTGATGTCATACACCCCCT CAGACAGCTGTGGGCATCACAGCCGCTTCCCCTCCAAGCTTGGGCCGCGCTACTTTGGCGCTTATCAGGTTGTTGAGCGACTTGGCGCTGTTGCTTACCGCCTCAAGCTTCCACCCAAGGCACgcatacatgatgtgttccatgtcgcCTTGCTCAAGAAATATGAAGGTGATCCGCCTGCTGCTATCATGTCATTGCCAGCCATTCTTCGTGGGCGGGTGGTTCCTACTCCTTCACAGGTGGTCTGGGCTCACCTCAACTGCGGCTGCTGGGAGCTCTTGGTGCAGTGGGACGGTTGTTCTGCTACTGATGCCACTTGGGAACCCCTCGCTGACTTCAAGGAGCGCTATCCATTGTTTCAGCTCACGGACGAGCTGTTTGATGGGGAGGAGGGAAATGTTGTAGACTCCTTTGTGGGCCAGCAATATTGGCGCTGGGCTAGGAGGGCCACAGCCAACAGCAGTGGCTGA